One genomic segment of Alicycliphilus denitrificans K601 includes these proteins:
- the msbA gene encoding lipid A export permease/ATP-binding protein MsbA translates to MQDSNHSATKTGSPQAVQPLSLLARLRRLHTYFGHQRLAWAMALLATVVAAVTEPLIPALLKPLLDQGFTEGSLQLWMVPVAIIGVFLVRGLAQFTSQYALTRIANEGMLRLRTALFERLLAADMRLFRHQSASALSNTVVYEVQTGFTSLVQALVGLSRDGFTLVALLGYLVYLNWQLTLIVAVLVPGVAWVMKALSRRLYKITKSSQQATDDLAYVVEENVLAHRMVRLHGAQAGQGERFDTLSQKLRRLAIKSTIASAAMTPTTQLLSAGALSTVICIALWQSHGHGVKDVTVGGFASFIAAMLMLIAPMRRLADVANPITRGVAALERGLVLLSDTPAESGGSHVAARARGAISLRDASVRFDAEHAPALDAVSLDIHPGEVVALVGPSGAGKTTLVNLLPRFVTPSGGQVLLDGVPVQDWDLDCLRAQFAMVSQDVVMFNDSIAANVALGAPVDEQRVQQCLAAANLAQHVAALPQGMHTVVGHNATQLSGGQRQRLAIARALYKDAPVLILDEATSALDTESERLVQEALQRLMRGRTTLVIAHRLSTIEHADRVVVMERGRIAEQGTHADLVAAGGLFARLQAHGS, encoded by the coding sequence ATGCAAGACTCGAATCATAGCGCGACAAAGACTGGCTCGCCGCAGGCGGTGCAGCCTCTTTCGCTGCTGGCCCGCTTGCGGCGCCTGCACACGTACTTCGGCCACCAGCGCCTGGCGTGGGCCATGGCCCTGCTGGCCACCGTGGTGGCGGCCGTCACCGAGCCCCTGATTCCCGCTCTGCTCAAACCCTTGCTCGATCAGGGCTTCACAGAGGGATCGCTGCAGCTGTGGATGGTTCCCGTGGCGATCATCGGCGTGTTCCTGGTGCGCGGGCTGGCGCAGTTCACCAGCCAGTACGCGCTGACGCGCATCGCCAACGAGGGCATGCTGCGGCTGCGCACCGCCCTGTTCGAGCGGCTGCTGGCAGCCGACATGCGCCTGTTCCGCCACCAATCGGCCAGTGCCCTGTCCAACACCGTGGTGTACGAGGTGCAGACCGGCTTCACCTCGCTGGTGCAGGCGCTGGTCGGCCTCTCGCGCGACGGCTTCACACTGGTGGCGCTGCTAGGCTACCTGGTCTACCTGAACTGGCAGCTCACCCTCATCGTGGCGGTGCTGGTGCCGGGCGTGGCCTGGGTCATGAAGGCTCTGTCGCGGCGCCTGTACAAGATCACCAAGAGCAGCCAGCAGGCCACCGACGACCTGGCCTACGTGGTCGAGGAGAACGTGCTGGCCCATCGCATGGTGCGCCTGCACGGCGCCCAGGCCGGGCAGGGCGAGCGCTTCGACACGCTCAGCCAGAAGCTGCGCCGCCTGGCCATCAAGTCCACGATCGCCTCGGCCGCCATGACGCCCACCACGCAGCTGCTTTCGGCAGGCGCGCTGTCCACCGTGATCTGCATCGCCCTGTGGCAAAGCCACGGCCATGGCGTCAAGGACGTGACCGTGGGCGGCTTCGCCTCCTTCATCGCCGCCATGCTGATGCTGATCGCCCCCATGCGCCGCCTGGCCGACGTGGCCAACCCCATCACGCGCGGCGTGGCGGCGCTAGAGCGCGGCCTGGTGCTGCTCAGCGACACGCCGGCGGAGTCGGGCGGCAGCCATGTCGCCGCGCGGGCCCGGGGTGCGATCAGCCTGCGCGATGCGAGCGTGCGCTTCGACGCCGAGCACGCGCCCGCCCTGGATGCCGTGAGCCTGGACATCCACCCCGGCGAGGTGGTGGCCCTGGTGGGACCGTCGGGCGCCGGCAAGACCACACTGGTGAACCTGCTGCCGCGCTTCGTCACGCCGAGCGGCGGCCAGGTGCTGCTCGATGGCGTGCCGGTGCAGGACTGGGACCTGGACTGCCTGCGCGCGCAGTTCGCCATGGTGAGCCAGGACGTGGTGATGTTCAACGACAGCATCGCCGCCAACGTGGCGCTGGGCGCCCCCGTCGACGAGCAGCGCGTGCAGCAGTGCCTGGCAGCGGCCAACCTGGCCCAGCACGTGGCCGCCCTGCCCCAGGGCATGCACACGGTGGTGGGGCACAACGCCACGCAACTCTCGGGCGGCCAGCGCCAGCGGCTGGCGATCGCGCGGGCGCTATACAAGGACGCCCCGGTCCTGATCCTGGACGAGGCCACGTCGGCGCTGGACACGGAGTCCGAGCGCCTCGTGCAGGAGGCACTGCAACGCCTGATGCGCGGGCGCACCACGCTGGTGATCGCGCACCGCCTGTCCACCATCGAGCACGCCGACCGCGTGGTGGTGATGGAGCGTGGGCGCATCGCGGAGCAGGGCACGCATGCCGATCTGGTGGCCGCGGGCGGGCTGTTCGCGCGCCTGCAGGCGCACGGCTCCTGA